The Syngnathus typhle isolate RoL2023-S1 ecotype Sweden linkage group LG1, RoL_Styp_1.0, whole genome shotgun sequence genome includes a window with the following:
- the LOC133159351 gene encoding uncharacterized protein LOC133159351, with amino-acid sequence MRGADSPVLSDFSKTSGAVITSVALTDVDSHFVASTGMSGQTNNWLLMAEQAANVTNTSCVVCMGPRPLLRIIPASVAPECAIFVMSTPSIPSAHPCSSWDKVYPVSSLAKSKPLFSTDVAKGNFTCIKLPGTGASLGVLSAPLCTSLFYGAAFFSPIARSDIWFWCDTDKLYDSLPFNSSGTCALVTLLLPVLLMPASTHELDVFIDSFVPRPWSRAKRSAEWQGAADPTYIDAIGVPRGVPDEYKLVNQIAAGFESSICWWCTLNKNVDRINYIHYNVQRLGNWTEAGFRAVHSQLAATSLMAFQNRMALDMLLAKEGGVCAMFGRL; translated from the exons ATGCGGGGCGCTGACAGTCCCGTGTTGAGCGACTTTTCCAAAACATCTGGGGCAGTGATTACGAGCGTGGCCCTCACCGATGTAGacagtcactttgtggcctccacaggtatgagtggccagactaacaattggctcctcatggccgagcaagctgctaatgtgactaacaccagttgcgttgtgtgtatgggcCCACGGCCCCTCTTGAGAATCATTCCCGCGAGTGTGGCTCCTGAGTGTgcgatttttgtgatgtctaccccttccattccgtctgctcatccttgctccagttgggacaaggtctatcccgtttcctccttggcaaagtccaaaccccttttttccactgatgttgctaaaggtaatttcacgtgcatcaagttgcccggtaccggcgcaagcctaggcgttttgtcagctcctttgtgcacttccctgttctatggcgctgcctttttctcacccatcgctcgtagtgatatttggttttggtgcgacactgacaaactttatgatagtctcccttttaatagctctggtacttgcgctttggtgacccttttgcttcccgttttATTAATGCCCGCATCTACTCATGAGCTAGacgtttttattgattcttttgtgccccgaccctggtcgagggctaagcggagtgccgagtggcaaggcgcggcggatccgacctatatagatgccattggagttcccagaggagtgccggatgagtataagctggtgaaccagatagcagctggtttcgaatcctccatttgttggtggtgcacccttaacaaaaatgttgacaggatcaattacatccactacaacgtgcagaggcttggaaattggaccgaggcgggcttcagagcggtccactcccagctggccgcgacttccctcatggctttccagaaccggatggcccttgacatgctactcgctaaggagggcggtgtctgcgccatgttcg gacgactttga
- the cfl1 gene encoding cofilin-1, with amino-acid sequence MKKSAVGTLLKGLRARARCSRFQARARQRVHAVTRASEQVFIIIITIRAPFNFWPDADQLRATTMASGVKVTDEVIAVFNDMKVRKAQANEEEKRRRKKAILFCMSKDLKNIVLDDGKEILLGDLGTTVQDPYQYFVNMLPSDDCRYALYDATYETKETKKEDLVFIFWAPDGAPLKSKMIYASSKDAIKRKFEGIKHEWQVNGLEDLKDRHTLAEKLGGGSVVSLEGCPI; translated from the exons ATGAAAAAATCAGCTGTAGGGACGTTGTTGAAGGGGTTACGCGCTCGTGCACGCTGCTCACGCTTTCAGGCTCGCGCACGTCAGCGCGTTCACGCCGTGActagagcgagcgagcaagtcttcatcatcatcatcaccatcagagCTCCATTCAATTTCTGGCCGGACGCTGACCAACTCAGAGCTACAACAATG GCCTCCGGTGTGAAAGTGACGGACGAAGTGATCGCCGTGTTCAACGACATGAAGGTGCGCAAGGCTCAGGCCAACGAGGAGGAGAaacggaggaggaagaaggccATCCTCTTCTGCATGAGCAAGGATCTGAAGAACATCGTGCTGGATGACGGCAAGGAGATCCTGCTGGGCGACCTGGGCACCACCGTGCAGGACCCCTACCAGTACTTTGTCAATATGCTGCCGTCCGACGACTGCCGCTACGCCCTCTACGACGCCACCTACGAGACCAAAGAGACCAAGAAGGAGGACCTCGTCTTCATATTCTG GGCTCCTGATGGCGCCCCCCTGAAAAGCAAGATGATCTACGCCAGCTCAAAAGATGCCATCAAGAGAAAGTTTGAAG GTATCAAGCATGAGTGGCAGGTGAACGGTTTGGAAGACCTGAAAGACCGGCACACCCTGGCAGAAAAGCTTGGAGGTGGATCAGTAGTCAGCCTGGAAGGCTGCCCCATTTAA
- the prss23 gene encoding serine protease 23 has product MCGHSYTLCRRDRALSFGSPVPCRPLRASQLRVQNSFGSDTFTPFKESDFLKLLLLFELHGARTPGGFDLNSPTPRWSWRSARACERTLKRHLHFVTLVEAHAARRTTQLPTCCFPTGDLKQAIHVRSSYACNEKNKHGHGRDTFINQCRSCSTMIERGSSQLPALLLLPFLLLSSSLELPHRPLMHPLVPTLVPHQPTPLVRSRFSARPHLALTTHCNSSCFHRAGVPGHQSADNLAFETLYSDGSRTLTTVDVEEEDASLVDRMPSHRMGRRRVRRQIYGADGRFNIQGDNFLLDYPFSAAVRISTGCTGVLVSRWHVLTAAHCLHDGKDYVKGARKLRVGFLIPPSVNTTVAEPSSGKKPMVRWVRVRRTRVPKGWIQGPQELSMDFDYALLELRWPHRRSFMRLAVAPSPDGLAGRRIHFSGFDSDRPGELVYRFCPVEEESSDLIYQHCDARPGASGSGVYGRVWDNSLERWERKVIGIFSGHQWLEVDGENRDYNVAVRITPLKFAQICYWLHGNRLDCSHD; this is encoded by the exons ATGTGTGGACATTCCTACACGCTGTGTCGCCGTGACCGGGCTCTCTCGTTTGGCTCGCCGGTACCATGCCGACCCCTGAGAGCATCCCAATTGCGTGTCCAGAATTCCTTCGGTTCAGACACGTTCACACCTTTTAAAGAGAGCG attttttaaaattattattattatttgaactTCACGGCGCTAGGACCCCGGGTGGGTTTGACCTAAACTCACCAACTCCACGCTGGAGTTGGCGctccgcacgcgcgtgcgagcGCACCCTGAAGCGTCATTTGCATTTTGTAACACTCGTCGAAGCCCACGCAGCACGTCGGACCACTCAACTTCCTACCTGCTGCTTTCCTACGGGGGATCTCAAACAAGCCATTCACGTGCGCTCATCATATGCATGCAATGAAAAGAACAAACATGGACATGGACGGGACACATTCATAAACCAG TGTCGTTCCTGTAGCACCATGATTGAGCGTGGCAGCTCCCAATTACCggctcttctcctcctcccgTTCCTCCTCCTCTCGTCTTCCCTGGAACTTCCCCACCGTCCCCTCATGCATCCCCTGGTCCCCACCTTGGTCCCCCATCAGCCAACTCCTCTGGTGCGGTCCCGCTTCAGCGCCCGCCCTCACCTGGCCTTGACCACCCACTGCAACTCCAGCTGCTTCCATCGCGCAGGGGTACCAGGCCACCAGTCTGCCGACAACCTAGCCTTTGAGACCCTCTACTCGGATGGCTCTCGCACGCTGACCACCGTGGacgtggaggaggaggacgccAGTCTGGTGGACCGGATGCCCAGCCACAGGATGGGACGCCGGCGTGTGAGACGCCAGATCTACGGTGCAGACGGCCGCTTCAACATCCAGGGTGACAACTTCCTGCTGGACTACCCGTTCTCGGCGGCTGTACGCATCTCCACGGGCTGCACCGGCGTCCTGGTGTCGCGCTGGCATGTCCTGACCGCCGCCCATTGCCTCCATGACGGCAAGGATTATGTCAAGGGGGCGCGCAAGCTCCGAGTGGGCTTCCTCATCCCACCGTCCGTCAACACGACCGTAGCGGAACCCTCGTCCGGGAAGAAGCCCATGGTGCGCTGGGTGCGGGTCAGGCGCACCCGGGTTCCTAAGGGGTGGATCCAGGGTCCTCAGGAGCTAAGCATGGACTTTGACTACGCCCTTCTGGAGCTGCGCTGGCCCCACCGGCGGTCATTTATGCGGCTCGCCGTGGCACCTTCCCCAGACGGCCTGGCGGGTCGCCGCATCCACTTCTCGGGTTTCGACAGCGACCGACCTGGAGAGCTGGTTTATCGTTTTTGCCCGGTGGAAGAAGAGTCGAGCGACCTGATCTACCAACACTGCGACGCTCGGCCGGGGGCCAGCGGGTCGGGCGTGTACGGCCGCGTGTGGGACAACTCTTTGGAACGCTGGGAGAGGAAAGTCATCGGGATCTTTTCGGGGCACCAGTGGCTGGAGGTGGACGGAGAGAACCGTGACTACAACGTGGCCGTGCGCATCACTCCGCTCAAGTTTGCACAGATTTGCTACTGGCTGCACGGAAATCGTCTGGACTGTTCGCACGACTGA
- the ubl3b gene encoding ubiquitin-like protein 3b: MSTHRDLDMVNLRLILVSGKTQDFTFSPNDSATDIAKHVFENWPTGWEEERVSSPSILRLIFQGRFLHGNVTLGALKLPPGRTTVMHLVARETLPEPNSHGQRNREKTTESNCCLLL, translated from the exons ATGAGCACTCACCGGGACCTTGACATG GTGAACCTCCGCCTCATCCTGGTCAGCGGGAAAACGCAGGACTTCACCTTCTCGCCAAACGACTCGGCCACGGACATTGCCAAGCACGTGTTTGAAAACTGGCCCACGG GATGGGAGGAGGAGCGGGTGAGCAGCCCCAGCATCCTGCGCCTTATCTTCCAGGGACGCTTCCTTCATGGCAACGTCACCCTCGGAG CGCTGAAGTTGCCCCCGGGCCGGACCACCGTCATGCACCTGGTTGCCAGGGAGACGCTTCCGGAGCCCAACTCTCATG GTCAAAGAAACAGAGAAAAAACCACAGAGAGCAATTGCTGTCTCCTCTTGTAA
- the foxo4 gene encoding forkhead box protein O6: MEELPAPPIDPDFEPQSRPRSCTWPLPRPDISAVKQEAPDGTESAAGTPPADDDKPDPRHTVAASEPEKAAAAAAMAAAAATDPNVSGVTPRKGSSRRNAWGNQSYADLISQAIENSPDKRLTLAQIYEWMVKTVPYFRDKGDSNSSAGWKNSIRHNLSLHNKFLRVHNESTGKSSWWMLNPEGGKTGKAPRRRAASMDNSSKLLKSRMRAKQTKKQVVAGAGAGGALQGDGASATAGAGADSPNSSQQFSKWGVSSSSPSSRGSLDDADMWTSFRPRTSSNASTLSGRLSPIAPGQEEDDNLPEDGLLGRYASSALTPTLAETLMEELDLIDGLTLMSGQQGGASPSTAPAAPPTPLPSAATLLPRSSSSFPPFHHLQAPQTSPQAAVGPAGKDATPSFGNSLFNSSHGTTHYGTHVPSSLEALLTSDSPPPTDVLMAQVNTLVPAPTGLMSLGSPVVGIRPKPTQLLLGKGLEANAVGPQSLQAPMQQHHLHHQHQHHQQQHHAPLSLGMILSGMSQDPLQMPGLKVQHATTQHTVLPGVGPFGAPPCFQAAPERLPTDLDVDMFTENLDCDVDYIINSDLMDGDGIDFNFDPVLPPGQGYAGPATTQGSAHHWVPS; encoded by the exons ATGGAGGAGTTGCCGGCGCCGCCCATTGACCCGGATTTTGAGCCGCAGAGCCGGCCCCGCTCGTGCACGTGGCCGCTGCCCCGGCCAGACATCTCGGCCGTAAAGCAGGAAGCCCCCGATGGCACCGAGTCCGCTGCCGGCACGCCGCCCGCCGATGATGACAAGCCAGATCCACGGCACACGGTGGCGGCGTCCGAACCggagaaggcggcggcggctgccgcCATGGCTGCAGCGGCGGCGACTGACCCCAACGTGAGTGGCGTGACGCCCCGCAAGggttcgtccaggcgcaacgcGTGGGGCAACCAGAGCTACGCCGACCTGATCAGCCAAGCCATCGAGAACTCGCCCGACAAAAGGCTGACGCTGGCGCAGATCTACGAATGGATGGTCAAGACGGTGCCTTACTTTCGAGACAAGGGCGACAGCAACAGCTCGGCCGGGTGGAAG AATTCCATCCGCCACAATTTGTCGCTGCACAACAAGTTCCTGAGGGTCCACAACGAATCGACGGGCAAGAGCTCCTGGTGGATGCTCAACCCAGAAGGGGGCAAAACTGGCAAAGCCCCCCGCCGCCGCGCCGCTTCCATGGACAACAGCAGCAAGCTGCTGAAGAGCCGCATGCGTGCCAAGCAGACCAAGAAGCAGGTTGTCGCAGGGGCCGGTGCCGGCGGAGCGCTGCAGGGCGACGGCGCGTCAGCGACTGCAGGGGCCGGTGCCGATAGCCCTAACTCCTCCCAGCAGTTCTCCAAGTGGGgcgtgagcagcagcagcccgtcGTCACGCGgcagcctggacgacgccgacATGTGGACCTCCTTCCGTCCGCGCACCAGCTCCAACGCCAGCACCCTGAGCGGGCGGCTGTCACCCATCGCGCCGGGCCAGGAGGAAGACGACAATCTTCCCGAGGATGGGCTCTTGGGCCGCTACGCTTCTAGCGCATTGACGCCCACCCTGGCCGAGACCCTGATGGAGGAGCTGGACCTGATTGACGGGCTGACCCTCATGAGTGGCCAGCAGGGTGGCGCCAGTCCCAGCACAGCCCCGGCAGCACCACCAACTCCGCTGCCGTCGGCAGCCACTCTGCTGCCTCgcagctcctcctccttccccccCTTTCATCACCTGCAGGCACCGCAGACATCCCCCCAGGCGGCGGTGGGACCCGCCGGCAAGGACGCCACCCCTAGCTTTGGAAATTCCCTCTTCAACTCCTCTCACGGCACCACCCACTATGGTACCCACGTGCCCTCCAGCCTGGAGGCGTTGCTCACCTCCGACTCCCCTCCTCCAACCGACGTCCTCATGGCACAGGTGAACACCCTGGTGCCTGCCCCGACGGGCCTCATGAGCTTGGGCTCCCCGGTGGTGGGCATCAGACCCAAACCCACCCAGCTGCTGCTGGGGAAAGGCCTGGAAGCCAACGCAGTCGGGCCTCAAAGCCTGCAGGCGCCCATGCAGCAGCACCACCTGCACCACCAGCAtcagcaccaccagcagcagcaccacgcTCCCCTCAGCCTGGGCATGATTCTCTCCGGTATGTCCCAGGACCCGCTGCAGATGCCCGGCCTGAAGGTGCAGCATGCCACCACGCAGCACACCGTCCTCCCGGGTGTGGGGCCATTTGGGGCGCCGCCTTGCTTCCAGGCGGCACCAGAGCGGCTGCCCACCGACCTGGACGTGGACATGTTCACAGAGAATCTGGACTGTGATGTGGATTACATCATCAACAGCGACCTCATGGATGGAGACGGTATCGACTTCAACTTCGACCCAGTCCTGCCCCCTGGGCAGGGCTATGCGGGGCCTGCCACCACTCAGGGCTCTGCCCACCATTGGGTGCCCAGCTAA